TGGATTATTGCCGATTGTTTGTGTTGAACTAGGGTATTTAGCGAAATATCTAGCTAATGTGATTGGATCAAATACAGCAATAATAAGCAGCACAAGGACTACGATGATTATTTTTTTGTCAGTGATTAGTCTTTTGAAATCAATTTTAAGATAACTTACTAGCAAATCTCCCACTAGATTCCCCCCTCTCCTTTGCGACAAGGATTTTTTGTGAATTGTCCCTTTAGGTAGAAAAAACACAATAAACGGGATACATATATGGTATTATCTTACAACTCTTGTTACGTTTTATGCAACTACTATTAGTTTGCTTAAAGTTGAAGCAAAAGTAGTTGCACAACAAAAAAAGCCTTGATTAACAAGGCCCTAATGCAATCTAATTTAATTAGCCGTACAGATAACGTCTTATTTAAGAACTTAGTGATTTTATTAGCTCGTCCAATACACTAAGCTAGGACTGTACAAGGGCTCAGCTCATATTTACAATCGGTCAGTTTAGAACTTTATTTTCACAAGACAGATGCAAGAAAGGATGTGTTGCACCTTGATATATCCAATCAATCTAGTACAGCTCGTGAAAATAGGTCTTTCATTAATGAGTCATCTTCACATGCTTCCTTAAAGGCGATTGCAAAACTAAGTATGGCTTCTTTATTGTCTGTATAAATGCAGAACGTATCGGCTTCTGGGTCAAATCGTATGATATCAACTAAGTGAGGCATTTTCTCTTCAAGAAACACGGCTGCTAATGAACCCCAATCATAGCCATTGCCCTCAAATCCTTCTTCGGCTCGTGTTTGAAAAACTTCATGCTTATATTTTCCAACACCTAAAATCATTGATATGCTTCCATTATTATGCGCAACTAGCCCAAATGGGTTTATTTTTTCTTCAATTTCTAACAACCGGGGGTCAGTCCCACTCCGCATCCCCTTTTCAACGTTCACGATATGGTTGGTTTCATTGCCTGCTCTAGCAGCGGCGTTGCGGCTCATTTCTAAAAACTTATTGCCATGGGAATCTTCAGGATCTAATACTACAGCTTGTTCAAAAGCAACTATCGCTTCCTTATACTGTTTAAGGTAATAATAAGCGTATCCTATTCTGAAATGCCAAAGAGGGTCGTGCTCGCCTTGCTCTTGCACAGATAAAAAATATTGGATCGCTTCATTATAGTTTTCTTGATTATTCAATGCTCTTCCCAAATGGCACACTAACTCATAATCCCTGTCCGCTTCGGGTATTTCCGTAATTTTGTTGATGATTTTCGCATACTGGCTCTTGTTATGCCAAAGGTTGAGCTGCTTCAATAGACCCTCATCCATCTTTGTAACCTCTCCTCTAACTTTAATAAAAATATGGTTTCCATATATTATAATAACCCATATGATTTATATAAAAAATAAGGGCTATGTAAATGCTAACAAATCGTACTCGGTACCTTATTGCGGCTGAACGCATGGATTGGCGGCTCATAGTGAACGCTCGGTACCTTATTTCGGCTAAAAGTGTGGATTGGCGACCCATAGTGAACGCTCGGTACCTTATTTCGGCTAAAAGTGTGGATTGGCGGCTCATAGTGAACGCTCGGTACCTTATTTCGGAAGAAAGGGGGGATTGGCAACCCATAGTGAACGCTCGGTACCTTATTTAGAAAGAAAGGGGGGATTGGCAACCCATAGTGAACGCTCGGTACCTTATTTAGAAAGAAAGGGGGGATTGGCAACCCATAGTGAACGCTCGGTACCTTATTTCGGAAGAAAGGGGGGATTGGCAACCCATAGTGAACGCTCGGTACCTTATTTCGGAAGCACAAAAATAAAAAGCCGCGATTTGCGCGACCTTTAATGGGACAATGTATTTGACTGGTTTATAGGCTAGCTAACGCCTGATTAAAGTCTTCCATTAAATCATCGATATCCTCGAGCCCAACAGATATCCTAACGGTGTGCTCTAATCGGGTTTCATGCTCGGTGCGAGATTTCTGTTCGGGATTAAGGGCTAGACCCGGGGAATAAATCAGACTTTCGAAGCCTCCCCAACTCACGCCGATTTGAAATAGCTTCAAATTGTTCATTAGCTTTGCTACAGCAGAAGGACCGCCATGCAGCTCAAAGCTGAATAATCCCGTATTCCCGCTAAACTGTTTTGCCGCAAGCTCATGCTGCTCATGCTGCTCCAGCAATGGAAGATTAACTCTGCTGACTTGAGGGTGCTGGCTAAGTATAAGCGCAATTTGCTTCGCGGATTCGGCATGCTGCTTCATACGTAGTCCGAATGTCTTCAGCCCACGAGTAAGCAGCCACGCCTCCAACGGTGCTAATGTAGCCCCAAGCAGAACAATTTCATTGTTCGCGATTGCGTTGATCCGCTCTTGCGAAGCAATGACTACGCCAGCAGTCACATCACTGTGACCTGACAAATATTTGGAAGCGGAATGGATCACGATGTCAATGCCCCATTCAATGGGGCGCATTGTTGCAGGTGTTGCACAAGTGTTATCCATTACCGTTAGTAATCGATGTTCCTTGGCGATTTGGACGACAGCCGGAATATCGAACACATCCATGTAGAAGGTTGATAACCCTTCACAATACAGCATTTTCGTATTCGGCTTAATCGCTGCTTGTACCTTGTCTAATTGTCTGAAATCCACGAAATCAGCAGTAATACCAAACCTAGGCAAGTAGTTCTGTAGCAGCTGATGTGTGCCACCGTATATCGGATAGCTGCACACCACATGGTCGCCTTGACTCAAGCAGTGAAGCAACGTAGAGGAGATCGCCGCCATACCCGAAGTGAATAGCTTAGCCGCCTCTCCCTTTTCCAACGCTGCTAGCTTCTTCTCAGCTATCTGCTGAGTTGGATTAGAAATTCTTGAATAATAATAAGTGTCTTCCTGCCATTGCGCCTTATGGAATGCCTCATACGAATCAAATGTAAATAGTGTATTAATAAATACGGGTGGAACAACCGCTCCTAGAAACGTTTCATCCCCATAGTGGGCAAGAATGGTTTGCATTCCTGCATCCTTGGTTTTCTTCCCTAATTGCTTGCTCATCTTGTCCTCTTCACCCTCTACCTCTATCTATTCAAACTTACCGAGTGTTATCCTTTAACAGCTCCATCTGTCAATCCATTTACAACAAATCGCTGCATAAAGGCAAACATAATCAACGATGGAACGGTTGCTGCTATGCCTCCAGCCGTCATGACACCCCAGTCAATATCATAGTTGTGAATAAACATGTTCAATCCTACTGGAATTGTTTTCAAACTGTCGCTGCTTATTATCATCACTGCTCCCAGCAGATCGTTCCACGCTCCAATAAAAGCAAAGATGAAGGTTGCAATCACACCCGGTACCATTAATGGCAAAATGATTTTGAACAGTGACTGCATTTTGTTGCAGCCGTCGATCAATGCAGCTTCTTCAAGATCCATCGGAATTCGGTCGAAAAAGCTCCGCATTAAGATCAAGCTAAATGGAATAGTCCCAACTGTGTAAAAAAGGATGAGTCCGCCCATTGTGTTGGTTAAGCCAAGCTTGGAATACATAATAATCGTCGGTACTAACACGAGGACACCTGGAATCAATTGTGTTAACAGCAAGCCGTAAATGACAAGTTTATGTCCTCTGAATTTGAATCTCGCCATCGCATAACCGCCAAGAACGGCCAGACTAGTACCAAATAATCCGGTAGCTAATGAAAGAATAATACTGTTCTTAAAAAACACGGCAAAATTAGAGGTTTCAAAAAGGTAGATGTAATTGTCAAATGTAATATGTTTAGGCCAATACTGAATATTTGTTGTAAGGATATCTAATTTGGGTTTTAACGATGTAATGAATAGCCAATAGAATGGCGCTAATACCATCAGCAGATAACCCAACAAAACAACAAA
This portion of the Cohnella abietis genome encodes:
- a CDS encoding Imm51 family immunity protein; translated protein: MDEGLLKQLNLWHNKSQYAKIINKITEIPEADRDYELVCHLGRALNNQENYNEAIQYFLSVQEQGEHDPLWHFRIGYAYYYLKQYKEAIVAFEQAVVLDPEDSHGNKFLEMSRNAAARAGNETNHIVNVEKGMRSGTDPRLLEIEEKINPFGLVAHNNGSISMILGVGKYKHEVFQTRAEEGFEGNGYDWGSLAAVFLEEKMPHLVDIIRFDPEADTFCIYTDNKEAILSFAIAFKEACEDDSLMKDLFSRAVLD
- a CDS encoding trans-sulfuration enzyme family protein — encoded protein: MSKQLGKKTKDAGMQTILAHYGDETFLGAVVPPVFINTLFTFDSYEAFHKAQWQEDTYYYSRISNPTQQIAEKKLAALEKGEAAKLFTSGMAAISSTLLHCLSQGDHVVCSYPIYGGTHQLLQNYLPRFGITADFVDFRQLDKVQAAIKPNTKMLYCEGLSTFYMDVFDIPAVVQIAKEHRLLTVMDNTCATPATMRPIEWGIDIVIHSASKYLSGHSDVTAGVVIASQERINAIANNEIVLLGATLAPLEAWLLTRGLKTFGLRMKQHAESAKQIALILSQHPQVSRVNLPLLEQHEQHELAAKQFSGNTGLFSFELHGGPSAVAKLMNNLKLFQIGVSWGGFESLIYSPGLALNPEQKSRTEHETRLEHTVRISVGLEDIDDLMEDFNQALASL
- a CDS encoding carbohydrate ABC transporter permease, which produces MNKKQRTSIVIVRFVVLLGYLLMVLAPFYWLFITSLKPKLDILTTNIQYWPKHITFDNYIYLFETSNFAVFFKNSIILSLATGLFGTSLAVLGGYAMARFKFRGHKLVIYGLLLTQLIPGVLVLVPTIIMYSKLGLTNTMGGLILFYTVGTIPFSLILMRSFFDRIPMDLEEAALIDGCNKMQSLFKIILPLMVPGVIATFIFAFIGAWNDLLGAVMIISSDSLKTIPVGLNMFIHNYDIDWGVMTAGGIAATVPSLIMFAFMQRFVVNGLTDGAVKG